A single window of Salvia splendens isolate huo1 chromosome 6, SspV2, whole genome shotgun sequence DNA harbors:
- the LOC121809763 gene encoding 5'-nucleotidase SurE-like isoform X1 — translation MSNGEGDRPAVMVTNDDGIDAPGIRALLHVLVSSNRFNVYVCAPDSEKSAVSHSITWQKALIARPVEIDGTVAFAVSGTPADCTSLGVSKALFPSVPDLVISGINMGSNCGYHITYSGTVAGAREAFFNGVPSISISYDWVGGKSTVNDFKLAAEVCLPIICGLLAEIKKKTYPQNCFLNVDVPTDVVNHKGYRLTNQGKTMVKMGWRQVTSESEGGKMLSTMTMETNSSSGSESESPNLKQALAFKREVKGSQVDNSDTDHSCLKEGYITVSPLGALTPADMDSRDFYKQWLPGYLEGSKWFTYHRVEHHFDHEISV, via the exons ATGAGCAACGGCGAGGGCGATCGTCCGGCGGTGATGGTCACGAACGACGACGGAATCGATGCCCCAGGAATTCGAGCTCTCCTTCATGTTCTCGTCTCCTCCAACCGATTTAACGTCTATGTTTGCGCTCCTGATTC GGAAAAGTCTGCAGTTAGTCATAGCATCACATGGCAAAAAGCTCTCATTGCCAGGCCAGTGGAAATTGACGGAACAGTTGCTTTTGCAGTTTCTG GTACTCCTGCTGACTGTACATCATTAGGAGTTTCCAAAGCTCTGTTCCCCTCAGTACCTGATCTG GTAATCAGTGGGATCAATATGGGTAGCAATTGTGGCTATCACAT AACATATTCTGGGACTGTAGCAGGAGCTCGAGAAGCGTTTTTTAATGGAGTACCTTCTATCTCTATATCATATGATTG GGTTGGAGGGAAAAGTACTGTCAATGATTTTAAACTTGCAGCAGAGGTGTGCTTGCCCATAATTTGTGGTCTGTTGGctgaaatcaagaagaaaacatACCCTCAAAACTGTTTTCTGAATGTAGATGTGCCAACTGATGTTGTGAATCATAAG GGTTATCGACTAACGAATCAGGGCAAGACTATGGTGAAAATGGGGTGGAGACAAGTTACTTCTGAATCTGAAGGAGGGAAAATGCTGTCAACTATGACCATGGAGACAAATTCATCATCGGGTTCTGAATCAGAGTCCCCGAATTTAAAGCAGGCCCTTGCATTCAAAAGAGAA GTGAAAGGATCACAAGTTGACAATAGTGATACTGACCACAGTTGCCTTAAAGAAGGATAT ATAACTGTCAGTCCTCTAGGAGCCTTAACTCCTGCGGATATGGATAGCCGAGATTTTTATAAGCAGTGGTTGCCAG GATATCTGGAAGGATCTAAATGGTTCACTTATCATAGAGTTGAGCATCATTTCGATCACGAAATCTCCGTTTAG
- the LOC121809763 gene encoding 5'-nucleotidase SurE-like isoform X2, producing MSNGEGDRPAVMVTNDDGIDAPGIRALLHVLVSSNRFNVYVCAPDSEKSAVSHSITWQKALIARPVEIDGTVAFAVSGTPADCTSLGVSKALFPSVPDLVISGINMGSNCGYHITYSGTVAGAREAFFNGVPSISISYDWVGGKSTVNDFKLAAEVCLPIICGLLAEIKKKTYPQNCFLNVDVPTDVVNHKGYRLTNQGKTMVKMGWRQVTSESEGGKMLSTMTMETNSSSGSESESPNLKQALAFKREVKGSQVDNSDTDHSCLKEGYITVSPLGALTPADMDSRDFYKQWLPGVSAL from the exons ATGAGCAACGGCGAGGGCGATCGTCCGGCGGTGATGGTCACGAACGACGACGGAATCGATGCCCCAGGAATTCGAGCTCTCCTTCATGTTCTCGTCTCCTCCAACCGATTTAACGTCTATGTTTGCGCTCCTGATTC GGAAAAGTCTGCAGTTAGTCATAGCATCACATGGCAAAAAGCTCTCATTGCCAGGCCAGTGGAAATTGACGGAACAGTTGCTTTTGCAGTTTCTG GTACTCCTGCTGACTGTACATCATTAGGAGTTTCCAAAGCTCTGTTCCCCTCAGTACCTGATCTG GTAATCAGTGGGATCAATATGGGTAGCAATTGTGGCTATCACAT AACATATTCTGGGACTGTAGCAGGAGCTCGAGAAGCGTTTTTTAATGGAGTACCTTCTATCTCTATATCATATGATTG GGTTGGAGGGAAAAGTACTGTCAATGATTTTAAACTTGCAGCAGAGGTGTGCTTGCCCATAATTTGTGGTCTGTTGGctgaaatcaagaagaaaacatACCCTCAAAACTGTTTTCTGAATGTAGATGTGCCAACTGATGTTGTGAATCATAAG GGTTATCGACTAACGAATCAGGGCAAGACTATGGTGAAAATGGGGTGGAGACAAGTTACTTCTGAATCTGAAGGAGGGAAAATGCTGTCAACTATGACCATGGAGACAAATTCATCATCGGGTTCTGAATCAGAGTCCCCGAATTTAAAGCAGGCCCTTGCATTCAAAAGAGAA GTGAAAGGATCACAAGTTGACAATAGTGATACTGACCACAGTTGCCTTAAAGAAGGATAT ATAACTGTCAGTCCTCTAGGAGCCTTAACTCCTGCGGATATGGATAGCCGAGATTTTTATAAGCAGTGGTTGCCAGGTGTTTCGGCACTATAG